In a single window of the Palaemon carinicauda isolate YSFRI2023 chromosome 10, ASM3689809v2, whole genome shotgun sequence genome:
- the LOC137648146 gene encoding putative CENPB DNA-binding domain-containing protein 1: MCPKKLSFGSGSSSGEKNKKSMFSLELKQEIPEKHERGVRVSNLAKQYGRNMSTISTILKQKATIKAVKPSKGITTISKSRSPTLEEMERLLLIWIKEKEIVGGTITETINCEKASAIYCDLKAAGSGDDKGESSTDPTTEEFKASRG, encoded by the coding sequence ATGTGTCCTAAAAAGCTcagttttggttcaggaagtagtagtggtgagaaaaacaAGAAGTCAATgttttcattagaactaaaacaagaaataccagaaaagcatgagcgaggtgtgcgtgttagtaATTTGGCTAAACAATATGGTCGGAATATGTCTACTatctcgacgatcctaaaacagaaggcaaccattaaagcagtgaaaccttcgaaggggatcacgactATCTCAAAaagtcgtagccctaccctggaagagatggaacgccttctgttaatatggataaaggaaaaGGAGATTGTTGGCggtacgatcactgaaacgatcaattgtgagaaggccagcgctatctattgtgacttgaaggcggcgggctctggggatgacaagggggagagttcaaccgatcctacgacggaggaattcaaggcgtctcgaggatAG